A single genomic interval of Panthera tigris isolate Pti1 chromosome E3, P.tigris_Pti1_mat1.1, whole genome shotgun sequence harbors:
- the TBC1D24 gene encoding TBC1 domain family member 24 yields the protein MDPPGYNCFVDRDRMDAAVQDLGPKELSCTEPQELKQLARQGYWARSYALRGKVYQRLIRDIPCRTVTPDASVYSDIVGKIVGKHSSSSLPLPEFVDNTQVPSYCLNARGEDAVRKILLCIANQFPDVSFCPALPAVVALLLHYSTDEAQCFENACRILACNDPSRKLVDQSFLAFESSCMTFGDLVNKYCQAAHKLMVAVSEDVLQVYADWQRWLFGELPLGHFARVFDVFLVEGYKVLYRVALAILKFFHKVRAGQPLESDSVKQDIRTFVRDIAKTVSPEKLLEKAFAIRLFSRKEIQLLQMANEKALKQKGITVKQKRQFVHLAVHAENFHSEIVSVKEMRDIWSWVPERFALCQPLLLFSSLQHGYSLTRFYFQCEGHEPTLLLIKTTQKEVCGAYLSTDWSERNKFGGKVGFFGTGECFVFRLQPEVQRYEWVVIKHPELTKPVSLEAAAAPSLLGRPTSSDPADRLSPFLSARHFNLPSKTESMFMAGGNDCLIVGGGGGQALYIDGDLNRGRTGHCDTFNNQPLCSENFLIAAVEAWGFQDPDTQ from the exons ATGGATCCCCCGGGCTACAACTGCTTTGTGGACAGAGACAGGATGGACGCGGCCGTGCAGGACCTGGGCCCCAAGGAGCTGAGCTGCACCGAGCCGCAGGAGCTGAAGCAGCTGGCTCGCCAGGGCTACTGGGCCCGCAGCTACGCCCTGCGGGGGAAGGTGTACCAGCGCCTGATCCGGGACATCCCCTGCCGCACGGTCACACCGGACGCCAGCGTATACAGCGACATCGTGGGCAAGATCGTGGGCAagcacagcagcagcagcctgcCCTTGCCCGAGTTTGTGGACAACACGCAGGTGCCCAGCTACTGCCTGAACGCGCGGGGCGAGGATGCCGTGCGCAAGATCTTGCTGTGCATTGCCAACCAGTTCCCCGACGTGTCCTTCTGCCCCGCCCTGCCCGCGGTCGTGGCCCTGCTGCTGCACTACAGCACGGACGAGGCCCAGTGCTTCGAGAATGCCTGCCGCATCCTGGCCTGCAACGACCCCAGCCGGAAGCTGGTGGATCAGAGCTTCCTGGCCTTCGAGTCCTCCTGCATGACGTTTGGGGACCTGGTGAACAAGTACTGCCAGGCGGCCCACAAGCTGATGGTGGCCGTGTCAGAGGACGTCCTGCAGGTCTACGCGGACTGGCAGCGCTGGCTGTTCGGGGAGCTGCCCCTCGGCCACTTCGCCCGCGTCTTCGACGTGTTCCTGGTGGAAGGCTACAAGGTGCTGTACCGCGTGGCGCTGGCGATCCTCAAGTTCTTCCACAAGGTGAGGGCTGGGCAGCCGCTCGAGTCAGACAGCGTGAAGCAGGACATTCGCACCTTCGTCAGGGATATCGCCAAGACCGTGTCTCCTGAGAAGCTGCTGGAGAAAGCGTTCGCCATCCGCCTCTTCTCCCGGAAGGAGATTCAGCTCCTGCAGATGGCCAACGAGAAAGCTCTGAAGCAGAAAGGCATCACCGTCAAGCAGAAGAG gCAGTTTGTGCACTTGGCGGTGCACGCGGAGAACTTCCACTCAGAGATCGTCAGTGTGAAGGAGATGAGAGACATCTGGTCATGGGTCCCTGAGCGCTTTGCCCTCTGCCAGCCCCTCCTGCTCTTCTCCTCGCTGCAGCACGGGTACAGCCTGACCAG GTTTTATTTCCAGTGTGAAGGACATGAGCCCACCCTCCTGCTCATCAAGACCACGCAAAAGGAG GTGTGTGGGGCTTACCTGTCAACAGACTGGAGCGAGAGGAACAAGTTTGGAGGCAAAGTGGGCTTCTTTGGGACGGGAGAGTGCTTCGTGTTCAGG CTGCAGCCTGAGGTCCAGCGCTACGAGTGGGTGGTCATCAAACACCCGGAGCTGACCAAGCCAGTGTCCTTGGAGGCCGCTGCCGCTCCATCCCTTCTCGGCCGCCCCACATCCTCGGACCCTGCCGACCGCCTCTCGCCCTTCCTGTCCGCGCGGCACTTCAACCTGCCCTCCAAGACCGAGTCCATGTTCATGGCTGGGGGCAACGACTGCCTCATCGTAG GTGGAGGGGGCGGCCAAGCGCTCTACATCGATGGGGACCTGAACCGGGGCCGCACTGGCCACTGCGATACTTTCAACAACCAGCCCCTCTGCTCTGAGAACTTCCTCATCGCTGCCGTGGAGGCCTGGGGCTTCCAAGACCCCGACACCCAGTGA
- the NTN3 gene encoding netrin-3: MPGWPWGLLLTAGTLSTALSLGPPAPADPCHDEGGAPRGCVPGLVNAALGREVLASSTCGRPATRACDASDPRRAHPAALLTSAGSTTSPVCWRSDSLTQAPFNVTLTVPLGKAFELVFVSLRFCSAPPASVALLKSQDHGRSWAPLGFFSSRCGLDYGRLPVPADGPPGPGPEALCFPEPQAQPDGGGLLAFSVQDGSPPGLDLDSSPVLQDWVTATDIRIVLTRPAVLGDTRDSVAMVPYSYSATELQVGGRCKCNGHASRCLLDTQGHLICDCQHGTEGPDCGRCKPFYCDRPWQRATAREAHACLACSCNGHARRCRFNMELYRLSGRRSGGVCLNCRHNTAGRHCHYCREGFYRDPGRALSDRRACRACDCHPVGAAGKTCNQTTGQCPCKDGVTGLTCNRCAPGFQQSRSPVAPCVKTPVPGPTEESSSVEPQDCDVHCKPARGSYRISLKKFCRKDYAVQVAVGARGEARGSWTRFPVAVLAVFRSGEERARRGSSALWVPARDAACGCPRLLPGRRYLLLGGGPGTAVGGRGPGLSAARGSLVLPWRDAWTRRLRRLQRRERRGRCGTA; encoded by the exons ATGCCCGGCTGGCCCTGGGGGCTGCTGCTGACCGCGGGCACGCTTTCCACCGCGCTGAGCCTGGGGCCGCCGGCGCCCGCCGACCCCTGCCATGACGAGGGGGGCGCGCCCCGCGGCTGCGTGCCGGGCCTGGTGAACGCCGCCTTGGGCCGCGAGGTACTGGCGTCCAGCACGTGTGGGCGGCCGGCCACGCGGGCCTGTGATGCCTCCGACCCGAGGCGGGCACACCCTGCCGCCCTCCTGACCTCCGCAGGGAGCACCACAAGCCCTGTGTGCTGGCGTTCGGACTCACTGACGCAGGCGCCCTTCAACGTGACCCTCACAGTGCCCCTGGGCAAGGCTTTTGAGCTGGTGTTCGTGAGCTTGCGCTTCTGCTCTGCGCCCCCCGCCTCGGTGGCCCTGCTCAAGTCACAGGACCATGGCCGCAGCTGGGCCCCACTGGGTTTCTTCTCCTCCCGCTGTGGCCTGGACTATGGCCGCCTGCCTGTCCCTGCCGATGGCCCACCAGGCCCAGGGCCCGAAGCTCTGTGCTTCCCggagccccaggcccagcccgATGGTGGTGGCCTTCTGGCCTTCAGCGTGCAGGACGGAAGCCCACCAGGCCTGGATCTGGACAGCAGCCCAGTGCTCCAAGACTGGGTGACTGCCACAGACATTCGAATAGTGCTCACAAGGCCTGCCGTGCTGGGGGACACCAGGGACTCCGTGGCCATGGTCCCTTACTCTTACTCGGCGACGGAGCTCCAGGTGGGCGGGCGCTGCAAGTGCAATGGGCATGCCTCAAGGTGCCTGCTGGACACCCAGGGCCACCTAATCTGCGACTGCCAGCATGGCACCGAGGGCCCCGACTGCGGCCGCTGCAAGCCCTTCTACTGCGACAGGCCGTGGCAGCGGGCCACGGCCCGGGAAGCCCACGCCTGCCTTG CTTGCTCCTGCAATGGCCACGCGCGCCGCTGCCGCTTCAACATGGAGCTGTACCGACTATCCGGCCGCCGCAGTGGCGGGGTCTGCCTCAACTGCCGGCACAACACGGCCGGCCGCCACTGCCACTACTGCCGGGAGGGCTTCTATCGAGACCCTGGCCGCGCCCTGAGTGACCGCCGCGCTTGCAGGG CATGTGACTGTCACCCTGTTGGTGCTGCTGGCAAAACCTGCAACCAGACCACAGGCCAGTGTCCCTGCAAGGATGGTGTCACGGGCCTCACCTGCAATCGCTGCGCCCCCGGCTTCCAGCAGAGCCGCTCTCCCGTGGCACCCTGCGTTA AGACGCCTGTCCCTGGACCCACCGAGGAGAGCAGCTCTGTGGAACCCCAGG aCTGCGACGTGCACTGCAAACCAGCCCGCGGCAGCTACCGCATCAGCTTGAAGAAGTTCTGCAGGAAAGACTACG cgGTGCAGGTGGCGGTGGGCGCGCGCGGCGAGGCGCGCGGCTCGTGGACGCGCTTCCCGGTGGCCGTGCTTGCAGTGTTCCGGAGCGGCGAGGAGCGCGCGAGGCGAGGGAGCAGCGCGCTGTGGGTGCCGGCGCGGGACGCGGCCTGCGGCTGCCCGCGCCTGCTGCCCGGCCGCCGCTACCTGCTGCTGGGGGGCGGGCCGGGGACCGCGGTcgggggccgggggcccgggCTCAGCGCTGCCCGCGGGAGCCTCGTGCTGCCCTGGCGCGATGCGTGGACGAGGCGCCTGCGGAGACTGCAGCGGCGCGAGCGGCGGGGGCGCTGCGGGACGGCCTGA